From Leifsonia sp. fls2-241-R2A-40a, one genomic window encodes:
- the lysS gene encoding lysine--tRNA ligase — translation MTDAQTTSAAPGPDQLGEGGISEDEISEQKAVRLAKRDRLLAEAEGPGGGAYPVDVPVTTTIPAVRAKWDHLQADETSGEIVGIAGRVVHLRNTGKLCFAVLQAGDGSRIQVMVSLGEVGEESLGAWKELVDLGDHVFVSGEVISSRRGELSVMAQEWRIAAKALLPLPNLHSELSEETRVRARYLDLIAREQARKTVFDRAKAVASLRRTFTERDFLEVETPMLQVIHGGASARPFVTHSNAFDTDLFLRIAPELYLKRAVVGGIDRVFEINRNFRNEGADSTHSPEFAMLEAYQAYGDYNSIADLTQRLIQDAAVAVSGSHVVTWADGTEYDLSGEWDRIRMYDSLSDAIGEQITPETPIERLRELAALAGIEIEHPLPGKYVEELWEHYVKTDLVRPTFVMDFPVDTSPLVRAHRSREGVVEKWDLYTRGFELATGYSELVDPVVQRERFVEQAKLAAAGDNEAMRLDEEFLRALEFGMPPTGGMGMGIDRLLMALTGLGIRETILFPLVK, via the coding sequence ATGACCGACGCGCAGACCACCTCGGCCGCCCCCGGACCCGACCAGCTCGGCGAGGGCGGGATCAGCGAGGACGAGATCAGCGAGCAGAAGGCGGTCCGGCTGGCCAAGCGCGACCGGCTGCTGGCCGAGGCGGAGGGCCCCGGAGGCGGGGCCTACCCCGTCGACGTGCCCGTCACCACGACGATCCCGGCCGTGCGCGCGAAGTGGGACCACCTGCAGGCCGACGAGACCTCCGGCGAGATCGTCGGCATCGCCGGCCGTGTCGTGCACCTCCGGAACACCGGCAAGCTGTGCTTCGCTGTGCTCCAGGCGGGGGACGGCTCGCGCATCCAGGTCATGGTCTCCCTGGGCGAGGTCGGCGAGGAGTCGCTGGGCGCCTGGAAGGAACTGGTCGACCTGGGCGACCACGTGTTCGTCTCCGGCGAGGTCATCTCGAGCCGCCGCGGCGAGCTGTCGGTGATGGCGCAGGAGTGGCGCATCGCGGCCAAGGCGCTGCTGCCCCTCCCGAACCTGCACAGCGAGCTCAGCGAGGAGACGCGCGTCCGCGCCCGCTACCTCGACCTGATCGCCCGCGAGCAGGCGCGCAAGACGGTGTTCGACCGCGCGAAGGCGGTCGCGAGCCTGCGCCGAACCTTCACCGAGCGCGACTTCCTCGAGGTCGAGACCCCGATGCTGCAGGTCATCCACGGTGGCGCCTCGGCGCGGCCGTTCGTGACCCACTCCAACGCGTTCGACACCGACCTGTTCTTGCGCATCGCGCCCGAGCTGTACCTGAAGCGCGCCGTCGTCGGCGGAATCGACCGGGTGTTCGAGATCAACCGCAACTTCCGCAACGAGGGCGCCGACTCCACCCACTCGCCCGAGTTCGCCATGCTCGAGGCGTACCAGGCCTACGGCGACTACAACTCGATCGCCGACCTGACGCAGCGACTGATCCAGGATGCGGCGGTCGCCGTCTCCGGATCGCACGTCGTCACCTGGGCCGACGGCACCGAGTACGATCTGAGTGGCGAGTGGGACCGCATCCGGATGTACGACAGCCTCTCCGACGCGATCGGCGAGCAGATCACGCCCGAGACACCGATCGAGCGCCTGCGCGAGCTCGCGGCCCTGGCCGGAATCGAGATCGAGCACCCGCTGCCGGGCAAGTACGTCGAGGAACTGTGGGAGCACTACGTCAAGACCGACCTGGTGCGGCCGACGTTCGTCATGGACTTCCCCGTCGACACCAGCCCGCTCGTGCGTGCGCACCGCTCGCGCGAGGGCGTCGTCGAGAAGTGGGACCTCTACACCCGCGGCTTCGAACTGGCGACCGGATACTCCGAGCTCGTCGACCCGGTCGTGCAGCGCGAGCGCTTCGTCGAGCAGGCGAAGCTCGCGGCGGCCGGCGACAATGAGGCGATGCGCCTGGACGAGGAGTTCCTGCGGGCCCTCGAGTTCGGGATGCCGCCGACCGGCGGAATGGGCATGGGGATCGACCGGCTGCTGATGGCGCTGACCGGCCTCGGCATCCGCGAGACCATCCTGTTCCCGCTGGTCAAGTAG